In the genome of Gloeotrichia echinulata CP02, one region contains:
- the fraD gene encoding septal junction protein FraD, which produces MDALFKDVLGIFKFVQDFFKGIQEKLWPKKAYSWQMLIYLSVFSWALSFFATAPINDMIAFCGWLFLIAGTAWYTTDDPLRVPGTFMPVGAVITGFLLSVFALGNEQTGVTPGTIVLWPTFSALITAIPEFFEGTGTDSKAQIPKPEARQKLLVLVGSCMLLSCWINLYFVTNNWAKEYPTSLSDNFQRSTLVIRVEPPNKNVGNGAVILDRIEQLVEQRVSKQPWSQVEKWLQNSKKNLDNLNQIVMLDNRLKNYDEKELWRIERRISTPNPQKKDEYTLDIFSIWTGPSSNPRGYYLKKSCQIRPIADRTKTFSTNKPDEIPIIAEIECGRISKPMIGPPPPQR; this is translated from the coding sequence ATGGACGCCTTGTTTAAAGATGTATTAGGTATATTCAAATTCGTTCAAGACTTTTTCAAGGGAATCCAAGAAAAATTATGGCCGAAAAAAGCATATTCGTGGCAGATGCTTATTTATTTGAGTGTTTTTTCTTGGGCACTCTCATTTTTTGCCACTGCTCCTATAAATGATATGATTGCATTTTGCGGTTGGTTATTTTTAATTGCCGGTACAGCTTGGTATACCACTGATGATCCGTTAAGGGTTCCTGGTACTTTTATGCCGGTAGGAGCAGTAATCACAGGATTCTTACTCAGTGTTTTTGCTTTAGGAAATGAGCAAACTGGAGTTACACCAGGAACAATCGTGCTTTGGCCGACATTCTCAGCATTAATTACCGCAATTCCCGAATTTTTTGAAGGGACTGGTACTGATTCCAAAGCTCAGATTCCGAAACCAGAAGCCCGCCAAAAACTGTTAGTCTTAGTGGGCAGTTGTATGCTGCTAAGTTGCTGGATTAACTTATACTTCGTGACGAATAATTGGGCTAAAGAATATCCCACTTCGCTGTCAGATAATTTTCAACGCAGCACATTGGTAATTAGAGTTGAGCCGCCAAACAAAAACGTGGGTAACGGTGCTGTGATTCTCGACAGAATTGAACAACTAGTAGAACAAAGAGTATCTAAACAACCTTGGTCACAGGTGGAGAAATGGCTACAAAATTCCAAGAAAAATCTTGATAATCTCAACCAGATAGTAATGTTAGATAACCGCCTGAAGAACTATGACGAAAAGGAATTATGGCGGATTGAACGGCGTATATCAACTCCTAATCCTCAGAAAAAAGATGAGTACACACTAGACATATTCAGTATTTGGACTGGGCCTAGTTCTAACCCACGCGGGTATTATCTCAAAAAGTCTTGTCAGATTCGACCAATAGCAGACAGGACAAAAACTTTCAGCACCAACAAGCCAGATGAGATACCCATCATTGCAGAAATTGAGTGTGGTCGCATCAGTAAACCTATGATCGGACCACCTCCACCACAACGCTGA
- a CDS encoding XisH family protein: MPARDIFHNAVKRGLEKDGWKITHDPLPVSFELGDMYIDLGAEKILAAEREGEKIAVEVKSFFKTSAISEFHTALGQFINYRLALSEQEPDRTLYLAVPIDTYTSFFTIRLVQNIIKTYQLKLITYQPVTENIVEWIK; the protein is encoded by the coding sequence ATGCCAGCCAGAGATATCTTTCACAACGCAGTCAAACGGGGTCTAGAAAAAGATGGGTGGAAAATCACCCATGATCCCTTACCCGTCAGTTTTGAATTAGGAGATATGTATATCGACTTGGGAGCAGAAAAAATCTTAGCAGCAGAAAGAGAGGGTGAAAAAATTGCTGTAGAAGTTAAGAGTTTTTTTAAAACATCTGCAATCTCTGAATTTCACACAGCTTTAGGACAGTTTATTAACTATCGACTAGCATTATCAGAACAAGAACCAGACCGTACTCTTTATTTAGCAGTTCCCATCGATACATACACTTCATTCTTCACCATCAGACTTGTACAGAATATTATTAAAACATATCAGCTTAAATTGATTACTTATCAGCCTGTAACGGAGAATATTGTCGAATGGATAAAATAA
- a CDS encoding cob(I)yrinic acid a,c-diamide adenosyltransferase — MTRNGIGIRTAQVRPERLTGQIHVYDGAGKGKSQAALGVVLRSIGLGINAPSNSNRVLLLRFLKGPERDYDEDGAITALQRGFPHLIDQVRTGRAEFFGAEEVTPFDCAEASRGWDVAKGAIASGLYSVVVMDEINPVLDLGLLPVDEVVQTLKSKPQELEIIATGRAAPQKLLDIADLHSEMKPQDHPTAKALLIEGIEIYTGAGKGKSTSALGKALKAIGRGINHPGSTRVLIMQWLKGGSGYTEDAAIAALQQSYPEVVDHQRCGRDAIVWRNSRQELDYVEAERGWEIAKTAIASGLYKTIILDELNPTVDLELLPVEPIVQALLRKPRDTEVIITGRCQHQPAYFDLASVHSEVYCHKHYANHGVELKRGVDF, encoded by the coding sequence ATGACAAGGAACGGTATCGGTATTCGCACGGCGCAAGTGCGTCCTGAACGCCTCACTGGTCAAATTCACGTCTACGATGGTGCGGGGAAAGGAAAGTCCCAAGCGGCTTTAGGGGTGGTTTTGCGCTCGATTGGCTTGGGGATAAATGCACCCAGCAATTCCAATCGCGTCTTATTATTGCGATTTCTCAAAGGACCAGAACGTGATTATGATGAAGATGGGGCAATTACTGCTTTACAGCGGGGGTTTCCACATTTAATTGACCAGGTTCGCACTGGGAGAGCAGAATTTTTTGGCGCAGAGGAAGTTACCCCCTTTGACTGTGCGGAAGCTTCGCGGGGTTGGGATGTAGCTAAAGGTGCGATCGCCTCTGGGTTATATTCAGTTGTGGTTATGGATGAAATTAACCCCGTCCTCGATTTGGGTTTACTCCCAGTCGATGAGGTCGTACAAACACTCAAATCTAAACCCCAGGAGTTGGAAATTATTGCTACTGGACGTGCGGCGCCGCAAAAGTTGCTGGATATTGCGGATTTGCATTCAGAAATGAAACCCCAGGACCACCCAACGGCTAAAGCATTGTTGATTGAGGGAATCGAAATTTACACTGGTGCTGGTAAAGGTAAATCTACCAGCGCTTTGGGTAAGGCGCTCAAAGCCATAGGTCGGGGAATTAATCACCCAGGATCTACCAGGGTATTGATTATGCAATGGCTCAAAGGTGGTAGTGGCTACACAGAAGATGCTGCGATCGCCGCTTTGCAACAATCATATCCCGAAGTCGTCGATCATCAACGCTGTGGTCGAGACGCTATTGTCTGGCGCAATTCCCGCCAAGAATTGGACTACGTAGAAGCTGAGAGGGGTTGGGAAATCGCCAAAACAGCGATCGCCTCTGGATTGTATAAAACTATCATCCTTGATGAACTCAATCCCACTGTTGACCTGGAATTACTCCCCGTTGAACCCATTGTTCAAGCTTTACTTCGCAAACCCCGCGATACAGAAGTTATTATCACTGGTCGCTGTCAACATCAACCCGCATATTTTGACTTAGCTAGTGTTCACTCCGAGGTTTACTGTCATAAACACTATGCTAATCACGGTGTAGAACTCAAACGTGGAGTTGATTTTTAA
- a CDS encoding ABC transporter permease subunit translates to MNFGRIFVLARNVFQEVIRDRILYIIGFYALILAAAFRLLPEFSANTEDKMFLDFGIVAMNIISLIVAIFVGTGLVNKEIEKRTILVLIAKPVSRSEFITGKYLGLSAVLAVLVSIMTAIYLGFLQFGAIPHPTVSILIAVIFLFLQMTLITAVAITFGVFTNSLLAIALTFAVYLMGNITQDLLKFGHLTRNSNIERLTQGLYLILPDFSRLNLKNHAVYGLQALPDTTALITNAGYGLLYSVILLAIAILIFSQREF, encoded by the coding sequence ATGAATTTTGGCAGAATTTTTGTCCTAGCAAGGAATGTATTTCAGGAAGTGATACGCGATCGCATCCTTTATATTATCGGCTTTTATGCGCTGATACTGGCGGCTGCTTTTCGGCTACTTCCTGAATTTTCCGCCAATACCGAAGACAAAATGTTTTTAGACTTTGGTATAGTGGCGATGAATATAATTAGCTTAATTGTTGCTATTTTTGTAGGTACAGGACTGGTTAATAAAGAAATTGAAAAACGTACTATTTTGGTGTTAATTGCTAAACCTGTTAGTCGCAGTGAATTTATCACTGGTAAATACTTGGGATTATCAGCGGTGCTAGCTGTACTCGTCAGCATCATGACAGCAATTTATCTCGGATTTTTGCAATTTGGTGCTATTCCTCATCCCACGGTGAGCATTTTAATTGCGGTAATTTTCTTATTCTTGCAGATGACATTAATCACTGCTGTAGCTATTACTTTCGGTGTTTTTACGAATTCACTATTAGCAATAGCTTTAACATTTGCGGTGTATTTAATGGGTAATATAACTCAAGATTTATTAAAATTTGGTCATCTCACCCGCAACTCTAACATCGAACGCCTCACCCAAGGTTTGTATCTGATTTTGCCAGATTTCTCGCGATTAAATTTAAAAAATCATGCCGTTTATGGTCTCCAAGCCTTACCTGATACAACTGCATTAATAACTAATGCTGGTTATGGCTTGCTATACAGTGTCATACTGTTAGCGATCGCTATTCTGATTTTCTCACAACGAGAGTTTTAG
- a CDS encoding CHASE2 domain-containing serine/threonine-protein kinase yields MAEEPISTLTTNYVSAANRRSIKPTKATSTASAHHSRLMTGLGHLLTGGVVIGAALLTASGVGLVHLLENQAICSFFLLRGPVAPPEEIVILAIDNQSISLPEQYYKANPQQYAYLESLKSFPFKRAAYAQVIEKLMQAGARSVALDVVFDSESSYGTADDRQLQRTLQQYGSKVTLAAVYEDSLTHQGIFTQLKQPQPMFRTESVSIGTVNFPLEVDGKIHRLASEYNKLLAQNDTFIDKIPAFEEAVLNGAQIKYPRPKGDRIYFFGPAQTFKIIPLWYVLDPPNWNNYLQQGKVFQDKIVLIGATAKLGNDYYAVATVNDWLYPEPMSGVEIHANAIATLMTGKTLGQGITSLPWRGLFVLVLVGGKVLILTRTKSGISRLISSIALASIWAGISYILFLSAELIFPTTVPIAAIILGGFAYLGTDFAKESIKKRQLVDIFQKYKSSPIVQEIISQQHDLHNLLQQRDLAVAGNILSGRYKILQVLGSGGFSETYIAEDTQRPGNPLCVVKQLKPANTKSRDLELARRLFNSEAQTLEKLGIYHQIPQLLAYFEEDTEFYLIQEYIVGHPLSQELPSGKTLDETSVIEILRDLLQTLAFVHQNGVIHRDIKPSNIIRRQSDSKLVLIDFGAVKEVTTPQIENSEDTPFTIGIGTKGYAPNEQCFGRPQYNSDIYALGMIAIKALTGISPHEFNRDANEELKWRNQALVSHPLAEIISKMVREDYKKRYQSVSEVIDALDELVSFQHRKALLKTDSPINTLSLNDSDTPTTPWEKAS; encoded by the coding sequence ATGGCAGAAGAACCTATATCTACATTAACCACAAATTATGTCTCTGCTGCCAATAGAAGGTCAATAAAACCAACAAAAGCAACTTCCACAGCATCGGCACACCATTCTCGGCTAATGACTGGCTTGGGTCATCTGCTGACTGGTGGGGTGGTAATCGGAGCAGCACTACTGACAGCTTCAGGGGTAGGCTTGGTTCACTTGCTAGAAAATCAGGCAATTTGCAGTTTTTTTCTACTGCGTGGACCAGTTGCGCCTCCCGAAGAAATCGTGATTTTGGCAATTGACAATCAGTCAATTTCACTCCCCGAACAGTACTATAAAGCAAATCCACAACAGTATGCTTACCTGGAATCACTGAAATCTTTCCCGTTTAAACGTGCTGCATACGCCCAGGTTATCGAAAAGTTGATGCAGGCTGGTGCCCGTTCTGTCGCCTTGGATGTGGTTTTTGATAGTGAAAGTAGTTACGGTACTGCCGACGATCGCCAATTACAACGCACATTACAACAGTATGGTAGCAAAGTTACCTTAGCGGCAGTTTATGAAGATTCCCTGACACACCAAGGCATTTTCACCCAACTCAAGCAACCACAACCAATGTTTCGCACCGAGTCGGTGTCCATAGGTACGGTGAATTTTCCTTTAGAGGTTGACGGGAAAATTCACCGATTAGCGAGCGAATATAACAAATTATTAGCCCAAAATGATACCTTCATCGATAAAATTCCCGCCTTTGAAGAAGCAGTGCTAAATGGCGCCCAAATAAAATATCCTCGACCCAAGGGCGATCGCATTTATTTTTTCGGACCAGCCCAAACATTTAAAATCATTCCCTTGTGGTACGTACTCGACCCACCAAACTGGAACAACTATTTACAACAGGGAAAGGTGTTCCAAGATAAAATCGTGCTGATAGGCGCCACAGCCAAGTTAGGCAATGATTATTATGCCGTAGCCACTGTCAACGACTGGTTGTATCCTGAACCCATGTCAGGCGTAGAAATTCACGCCAATGCGATCGCCACTTTGATGACAGGTAAAACACTTGGACAAGGAATTACCAGTTTACCCTGGCGCGGTTTGTTTGTACTTGTCCTCGTCGGCGGTAAAGTCCTAATCTTGACCAGAACCAAGTCCGGGATAAGTAGATTGATATCTAGCATCGCCCTTGCCAGTATTTGGGCAGGCATTAGCTATATCTTATTTTTATCAGCTGAGTTAATTTTCCCCACAACTGTGCCCATCGCAGCGATCATTCTCGGCGGATTTGCTTATTTGGGAACCGACTTCGCCAAGGAAAGCATCAAAAAACGCCAATTAGTCGATATTTTTCAGAAATATAAATCTTCCCCCATTGTCCAAGAGATTATCAGCCAACAACATGACCTCCACAACCTACTCCAGCAACGAGATTTAGCAGTCGCGGGAAACATCCTCAGCGGACGCTACAAAATTCTCCAGGTTCTCGGTTCCGGTGGATTCAGCGAAACCTACATTGCTGAAGATACCCAACGTCCAGGAAACCCCCTATGTGTGGTCAAACAGCTAAAACCAGCTAACACCAAATCTAGAGACCTCGAACTCGCCAGACGTTTATTTAACTCAGAAGCCCAAACCCTGGAAAAATTGGGCATATATCACCAAATACCTCAGCTTTTAGCTTATTTTGAAGAAGACACAGAGTTTTATTTAATTCAAGAATATATAGTTGGACATCCTCTGAGTCAGGAACTCCCATCAGGTAAAACCCTTGATGAAACTTCAGTGATCGAAATTTTGCGGGACTTATTGCAAACCTTAGCATTTGTCCATCAAAACGGCGTCATTCACCGAGATATTAAACCTAGCAATATCATCCGCCGTCAGTCAGACTCAAAGTTGGTACTTATTGACTTTGGCGCCGTCAAAGAAGTCACCACCCCGCAAATAGAAAATTCTGAAGACACCCCCTTTACCATCGGGATTGGAACTAAAGGTTATGCACCAAACGAGCAATGTTTTGGACGTCCCCAATACAATAGTGACATCTATGCACTCGGTATGATTGCAATTAAAGCCTTAACCGGTATATCTCCTCACGAGTTTAATCGAGATGCAAATGAAGAATTGAAATGGAGAAATCAAGCATTAGTCAGCCACCCCCTAGCAGAAATTATCAGTAAAATGGTGCGGGAAGACTATAAAAAGCGCTATCAGTCTGTATCAGAAGTCATAGACGCACTCGATGAGTTAGTCAGTTTTCAACACAGAAAAGCTCTGTTAAAAACCGACTCACCAATCAATACTTTATCTTTAAACGATTCAGACACCCCCACCACACCTTGGGAAAAAGCATCTTAG
- the fraC gene encoding filament integrity protein FraC: MFENWTVPSIVPLGAVLFDFLFVLIAIPVEAYVLNTRLLFDKKTSIFYAISANLFSSVIGWIVFFLLEPILPVQLKSELIKYVFFNNFKPSTQSLVIVTAFIIFFATFLVKFFILKVLLLVLDPEAGKAKNEEETTETQRRQRRRLIKFKIQNTNLVTATLIANSLSYSAITIILLIGASR, translated from the coding sequence ATGTTTGAAAATTGGACAGTTCCCAGTATTGTACCCCTCGGTGCAGTTTTGTTTGACTTTTTATTTGTGCTGATTGCCATCCCGGTAGAAGCGTATGTTTTGAATACCCGGCTGCTATTTGACAAAAAGACGAGCATTTTTTATGCTATATCGGCTAATCTCTTTTCCAGCGTGATTGGTTGGATTGTATTCTTTCTCCTAGAGCCAATTTTGCCAGTACAGTTAAAATCTGAGTTAATTAAGTATGTATTTTTCAATAATTTTAAACCAAGCACCCAAAGTTTAGTTATTGTCACAGCCTTTATAATTTTCTTTGCAACTTTCCTGGTTAAATTCTTTATCTTAAAAGTTCTCTTGCTCGTCTTAGACCCAGAAGCAGGAAAAGCGAAAAACGAAGAAGAAACTACAGAAACTCAACGAAGACAACGCCGTCGGTTGATCAAGTTTAAAATTCAGAATACAAATTTAGTGACTGCTACGTTAATCGCCAATTCACTGAGCTATAGTGCTATCACTATTATTTTGTTGATTGGCGCTAGTCGCTAG
- a CDS encoding 2-isopropylmalate synthase, which translates to MTSKPERIIIFDTTLRDGEQCPGATLNIDEKLVIAKQLARLGVDIIEAGFAFASPGDFEAVNKIAQIVGTQEGPVICSLARARHDDIKAAAEAIKPAARGRIHTFLATSNIHLQYKLKKTKSEVLAIAEEMVAYAKTFTDDVEFSPEDAGRSDPEFLYQVLERVIAAGATTVNIPDTVGYTTPSEFGGIIKGIVENVPNIDKAIISVHGHNDLGLAVANFLEAVKNGARQLECTINGIGERAGNAALEELVMALHVRRQYFNPFFGRPAESEQPLTNIDTRQIYKTSRLVSNLTGMLVQPNKAIVGANAFAHESGIHQDGVLKNKLTYEIMDAQLIGLADNQIVLGKHSGRNAFGTRLRELGFELSDTELNKAFVKFKEVADKKKEISDWDLEAIVNDEIQQAPDLFRVELVQVSCGSNAKPTATVTLRTPEGDELTDAAIGTGPVDAVYKAINRVVNVPNQLIEFSVQSVTAGIDAIGEVTIRLRHESRVFSGHAANTDIIVASAQAYVNALNRLYASLQNKGKQETVKTVDG; encoded by the coding sequence ATGACAAGCAAGCCAGAGCGGATCATCATTTTTGATACGACACTGCGGGATGGAGAGCAATGTCCAGGAGCGACCCTGAATATAGACGAAAAGCTAGTGATTGCCAAGCAACTGGCGCGTCTGGGTGTGGATATAATTGAGGCAGGTTTTGCCTTTGCCAGTCCTGGAGATTTTGAAGCAGTCAACAAAATCGCGCAAATTGTCGGCACCCAAGAAGGACCTGTGATTTGTAGTTTGGCCAGAGCTAGACATGATGATATCAAAGCGGCCGCCGAAGCCATAAAACCAGCGGCTCGTGGGAGAATTCATACATTTCTGGCTACATCTAATATTCACCTGCAATACAAGCTGAAAAAGACGAAATCAGAAGTATTGGCGATCGCTGAAGAAATGGTGGCTTATGCGAAAACTTTCACAGATGATGTAGAATTTTCTCCCGAAGATGCAGGCAGATCTGATCCGGAATTTCTTTACCAAGTGTTAGAGCGAGTAATCGCCGCCGGTGCAACAACAGTTAATATTCCTGATACGGTAGGATATACAACCCCCAGCGAATTTGGAGGTATAATTAAGGGGATTGTCGAAAATGTCCCCAACATCGACAAAGCAATTATTTCTGTACATGGACATAATGATTTAGGCTTGGCAGTTGCTAACTTCTTGGAAGCGGTGAAAAATGGTGCCAGACAATTGGAATGTACCATCAACGGTATTGGCGAACGGGCAGGAAATGCTGCTTTAGAAGAATTAGTCATGGCATTGCACGTCCGCAGACAATATTTTAATCCCTTCTTTGGACGCCCAGCCGAATCGGAACAACCGCTGACGAATATCGACACCAGGCAAATTTACAAAACTTCACGCCTAGTTTCCAATTTGACGGGAATGCTAGTGCAACCAAATAAAGCAATTGTCGGGGCGAATGCCTTTGCCCATGAATCTGGTATACACCAAGATGGGGTGTTGAAAAATAAGCTCACCTATGAAATTATGGATGCCCAATTGATTGGTTTGGCAGACAATCAAATCGTTTTGGGTAAACATTCGGGAAGAAACGCCTTCGGTACCCGCTTGCGAGAATTGGGCTTTGAACTGTCGGACACCGAATTAAATAAAGCCTTCGTCAAATTTAAAGAAGTAGCCGACAAAAAGAAAGAAATTTCTGATTGGGACTTGGAAGCCATTGTGAATGACGAAATCCAACAAGCACCGGATTTGTTCCGTGTAGAGTTGGTGCAAGTTTCCTGTGGTAGCAACGCCAAACCTACGGCTACCGTCACCCTGCGGACTCCAGAGGGCGATGAATTAACAGATGCGGCGATTGGTACTGGTCCAGTAGATGCGGTTTATAAGGCAATTAACCGCGTGGTAAACGTCCCCAACCAGTTAATTGAGTTCTCCGTACAGTCGGTAACAGCTGGTATTGATGCCATTGGGGAAGTAACCATCCGTCTGCGCCATGAATCTAGGGTGTTTTCTGGTCACGCCGCCAACACAGATATCATTGTGGCATCGGCGCAAGCTTACGTAAATGCACTGAATAGATTGTATGCTTCATTGCAAAATAAAGGCAAGCAAGAAACAGTTAAAACTGTTGATGGTTGA
- a CDS encoding NYN domain-containing protein: MGSPMNRLSIFVDGNNMFYAQQKNGWFFDPRRVLEYFKNEQSETTLINAFWYTGLKDPQDQRGFRDALISLGYTVRTKILKEYYDDSSGRYSQKANLDIEIVVDMFNTVDQYDRVVLFSGDGDFERAIELLRSKNTHITVVSTEGMIARELRNATDRYIDLNDIRDSIEKTEG; this comes from the coding sequence ATGGGTTCTCCAATGAATCGTCTGTCTATTTTTGTAGACGGAAACAATATGTTCTATGCTCAACAAAAAAATGGCTGGTTTTTTGACCCAAGGCGAGTCTTAGAATACTTCAAAAACGAGCAATCAGAAACAACCTTAATTAATGCCTTTTGGTATACTGGCTTAAAAGACCCACAAGATCAACGAGGTTTTAGGGATGCTTTAATCAGTCTGGGATATACAGTCCGAACTAAGATCCTCAAGGAATATTATGATGACTCATCGGGTCGCTACTCCCAAAAAGCTAATTTAGATATTGAAATTGTTGTAGATATGTTTAATACAGTAGATCAATACGATAGAGTAGTTTTATTTAGTGGCGATGGAGATTTTGAAAGAGCAATTGAATTATTACGTTCCAAGAATACGCATATTACCGTAGTATCAACAGAGGGGATGATAGCCAGAGAATTACGTAATGCAACGGATAGATATATTGACTTAAATGATATACGAGACTCCATAGAAAAAACAGAAGGTTAG
- a CDS encoding XisI protein yields the protein MDKITQYQQIIEQLLQEYAGIANSDTEIETQLIFDTERHHYQLVNVGWKNQRRVYGCFLHIDIKDGKVWLQHNGTENEVGEDLANLGIPKQDIVIGFHSPFKRQFTDYAVG from the coding sequence ATGGATAAAATAACACAATACCAACAAATAATTGAGCAACTTCTTCAAGAGTATGCTGGAATTGCTAATTCAGACACCGAAATTGAGACACAATTAATTTTTGATACAGAACGTCACCATTACCAACTTGTAAATGTAGGTTGGAAAAATCAGCGCCGTGTTTATGGTTGTTTTTTGCATATAGACATCAAAGATGGCAAAGTTTGGTTACAACACAACGGTACAGAAAATGAAGTAGGAGAAGATTTGGCAAATTTAGGTATCCCCAAGCAGGATATAGTCATCGGCTTTCATTCACCGTTCAAGCGCCAATTTACAGATTATGCTGTAGGTTAA
- a CDS encoding transposase, producing the protein MITRKFKLYEHKRNRHLKRMINAAGVIYNHCIALHKRYESMWSKHLNCAKLQSHIAKLRKRHQFWQSIGSQTVQDICQRIEKAYQLFFKHNKKGVRPPNFKKVKKYKSFTLKQAGYKLLNGNRIKIANRVYQFWKSREVEGKIKTLTIKRTALGELFMVIVVNNELKPEIKSTTGKIAGFDFGLKTFLTCSDGTLIDSPQFLKQSLNAIRKASKNHSKKVKRSNNRERARKNLVRQHENVCNRRRDWFWKLAHELTDKFDVLCFETLNLKGMQRLWGRKISDVAFGEFIQILSWVTKKKNKQLVYIDQWYPSSKTCSHCGHILENLDLSIRQWRCPSCQSINGRDENAARNIQMVGASTIGLGDVRLAMPAIAV; encoded by the coding sequence ATGATTACACGAAAGTTTAAGCTGTACGAACACAAAAGGAATAGACACCTGAAACGGATGATCAACGCCGCAGGGGTGATCTATAACCATTGTATTGCTCTACATAAACGGTACGAAAGCATGTGGAGCAAACACTTAAACTGTGCAAAACTCCAGTCTCATATTGCCAAATTAAGAAAACGTCATCAATTTTGGCAATCAATAGGTTCTCAAACAGTGCAAGATATCTGTCAACGCATAGAGAAAGCCTACCAATTATTTTTTAAACATAATAAGAAAGGAGTCAGACCACCGAATTTTAAAAAGGTTAAGAAATACAAATCATTCACGCTTAAACAAGCAGGTTATAAACTCTTAAATGGGAATAGAATTAAAATTGCCAATCGAGTTTATCAATTTTGGAAATCAAGAGAGGTAGAGGGCAAAATCAAAACATTAACCATTAAACGCACTGCACTAGGTGAGTTATTTATGGTGATTGTAGTTAATAATGAATTAAAACCAGAAATTAAATCAACGACTGGTAAAATAGCGGGGTTTGATTTCGGATTGAAGACATTTCTAACTTGCTCTGATGGAACTTTAATTGATTCTCCACAATTTCTTAAGCAATCTCTGAATGCTATTAGGAAAGCTAGTAAGAACCACTCCAAAAAGGTAAAACGGTCAAATAATCGTGAAAGAGCTAGAAAAAATTTAGTTCGTCAACATGAAAATGTTTGTAACCGCAGACGTGATTGGTTCTGGAAATTAGCTCATGAATTGACAGACAAGTTTGATGTTTTATGTTTTGAAACCCTAAACCTCAAAGGTATGCAACGTCTTTGGGGTAGAAAAATATCAGATGTAGCTTTTGGAGAATTTATCCAAATATTGTCATGGGTAACTAAAAAGAAAAACAAACAACTTGTTTATATAGATCAATGGTATCCATCTAGTAAAACGTGTTCTCATTGTGGGCATATTTTAGAGAATCTAGATTTATCCATAAGACAGTGGCGTTGTCCATCTTGTCAATCAATTAATGGACGTGATGAAAACGCCGCGAGAAATATTCAAATGGTTGGGGCATCAACCATTGGGTTAGGTGATGTTAGACTGGCCATGCCAGCAATTGCTGTTTGA
- a CDS encoding Uma2 family endonuclease: MLLELRQLRIQPGQQLLLEDVSWQQFENILAELGQHRAARISYSHGSLEIMVPLPEHEKAKEIIGDIVKILLNELSINYDALGSTTLKSEKMSQGVEPDTCFYIQNQAAVIGKNRINLSVDPPPDLAIEIDLTSRTQLDNYQILGVPELWRYGKQGLQINVLQGGKYVESNFSPTFPDMPIIELVNQYVQQSQVVGSSQAIQAFRNWLEDFLPE, encoded by the coding sequence ATGCTTTTAGAGTTAAGACAATTGAGGATTCAACCGGGACAGCAACTGTTACTTGAGGACGTTAGCTGGCAGCAATTTGAAAATATTTTAGCGGAATTGGGACAACATCGCGCCGCCAGAATTTCTTATAGTCATGGTTCTTTAGAAATTATGGTTCCCTTACCCGAACATGAAAAAGCCAAAGAAATTATTGGCGATATAGTCAAAATTTTACTGAATGAACTAAGTATCAATTATGATGCTTTAGGTTCAACCACCTTAAAAAGTGAAAAAATGAGTCAGGGAGTAGAACCGGATACTTGTTTTTACATTCAAAATCAAGCGGCGGTTATTGGTAAAAATCGCATAAATTTAAGTGTAGACCCACCCCCAGACTTAGCCATAGAAATTGATTTAACTTCTCGCACGCAATTGGATAATTACCAAATTTTGGGAGTACCAGAACTTTGGCGATATGGAAAACAAGGCTTACAAATTAACGTCTTGCAAGGTGGAAAATATGTAGAGTCAAATTTTAGTCCTACTTTTCCAGATATGCCGATAATTGAGTTAGTAAATCAATATGTCCAGCAAAGTCAAGTTGTTGGTAGCAGCCAAGCAATTCAAGCTTTTAGAAATTGGCTTGAAGACTTTTTACCTGAGTAG